The following coding sequences lie in one Vibrio casei genomic window:
- the tyrR gene encoding transcriptional regulator TyrR, with protein sequence MRLEVLCQDRLGLTRELLDILVSKNIDLRGIELSSRGIEAGDMGVIYLNCPDVEFETFSRLMAQIRLINGVADVRKIPFMPSERESTELNAILDTLPDPVISINLKGDIEMANFCSLALFKVTVKEIQSYSIFHYIPKLQSAPWFKALANGDVKPKQGKFDEGLLRFRDKVTIEGLNYLMDVMPVIIYSDAGEPILASAVIMLKPIVHSETKLTAIPDYNPLGFEHFVGVSNHHQRLISQAKKLAMLDQPLLIEGETGTGKEMLARACHNRSLRSNEPFLVLSCASMPDDVAETELFGNAPGAFNNDVGHKGIFEQADKGTVFLDEIGEMSSHLQIKLLRFLQDGSFRRVGEENEMHVNVRVIASTKQTLSQLTQEGSFREDLYYRLNVLNLSIPALRERSSDILPLVDMFVAKYAQQLGLKVPSYGQNLIEQLTLYPWPGNIRQLENSVLRAMTQLDDDVLTFEHFQLPTLQASRSAFDSPIDNLSLDGSLDEMMHKYEAQILERLYQSFPSSRKLAKRLEVSHTSIANKLRDYGIRKS encoded by the coding sequence GTGCGCTTAGAAGTCCTTTGCCAAGATCGACTCGGTCTTACTCGGGAATTATTGGATATTCTCGTTTCAAAAAATATTGATTTACGCGGCATTGAATTAAGCAGTCGTGGTATTGAAGCGGGTGATATGGGCGTAATTTACCTTAATTGTCCAGATGTCGAATTTGAAACGTTTAGCCGTTTAATGGCGCAGATTCGCCTTATCAATGGTGTTGCGGATGTTCGAAAAATTCCGTTTATGCCAAGTGAACGCGAAAGCACGGAATTGAATGCGATTTTAGATACTCTACCAGACCCCGTTATTTCAATTAACCTGAAAGGGGATATTGAAATGGCAAACTTCTGTTCGTTGGCTTTGTTTAAAGTTACGGTTAAAGAAATCCAGTCGTATAGCATTTTTCACTACATTCCTAAACTTCAATCCGCCCCTTGGTTTAAAGCACTCGCGAATGGTGATGTCAAACCGAAGCAAGGTAAGTTTGATGAAGGGCTATTGCGCTTTCGAGATAAAGTCACCATTGAAGGTTTGAATTATTTAATGGATGTTATGCCCGTTATTATTTATAGCGACGCAGGCGAACCCATTTTAGCCAGTGCGGTGATCATGCTCAAACCTATTGTGCATTCAGAAACCAAACTAACGGCGATACCTGATTATAATCCACTTGGTTTTGAGCATTTCGTTGGGGTGTCGAATCATCATCAACGTTTGATCTCACAAGCAAAAAAGCTGGCCATGTTAGACCAACCTTTATTAATTGAAGGGGAAACCGGCACTGGCAAAGAAATGTTAGCAAGAGCTTGTCATAACCGCTCCTTACGCTCTAATGAACCCTTCTTGGTATTAAGTTGTGCATCGATGCCTGATGATGTCGCAGAAACTGAATTATTTGGTAATGCACCGGGGGCATTCAACAACGATGTTGGACATAAAGGCATTTTCGAGCAAGCGGATAAAGGCACGGTTTTCTTAGATGAAATTGGTGAGATGAGTTCACACCTTCAGATTAAATTGCTGCGTTTCTTACAAGATGGATCATTTCGTCGTGTAGGTGAAGAAAATGAAATGCATGTTAATGTTCGTGTGATTGCTTCAACCAAGCAAACCTTGTCTCAATTGACACAAGAAGGCAGCTTTCGAGAAGATCTGTATTATCGCTTAAACGTACTAAACTTGAGTATTCCAGCGTTACGTGAAAGAAGCAGTGACATACTTCCTTTGGTCGATATGTTTGTTGCGAAATACGCACAGCAACTTGGATTAAAGGTGCCTAGTTACGGTCAAAACTTGATAGAGCAACTTACTCTTTACCCTTGGCCAGGTAATATTCGACAGCTTGAAAATTCGGTATTGCGTGCCATGACTCAGTTGGATGACGATGTTTTGACCTTCGAGCATTTTCAACTGCCAACATTGCAAGCAAGCCGTTCGGCATTTGATTCGCCAATCGATAACTTAAGCTTGGATGGCTCACTTGACGAGATGATGCATAAATACGAAGCTCAAATACTTGAGCGTTTATACCAGTCATTTCCATCAAGTCGTAAATTAGCCAAACGTTTAGAAGTGTCACATACGTCGATTGCCAATAAGCTGCGCGATTATGGAATTAGAAAGTCTTAG
- a CDS encoding YcjF family protein, which yields MSEYKNKVIFSSDKPETRDDKLKQQQDSQKKQTGPEYDREQQDTLNTLGAKITFDSQAEFVPMTQAQQIDANDSNTLEDGMVKIIRPKSKARWWLVGGVASFTGLLGWQSVHNVVLAYQQGDWLSLGWTGFIAALASIGIVFTVKELWKLRRLRRQLSSQEQAIDLIHSHGTGKGVPFCENLAEQAGVTLEHVGFDRWKKTVNANHNDADVIELYDSMVIAQQDKQAKKIVATYSTEAAVLVAVSPLAIADMFLVAWRNFKMIDELGKIYGVELGYWSRIRLLKLVFINMAAAGASELIADVGMNVMSMNVAGKISTRAAQGIGIGMLTGRLGIKAMALLRPLPWRKEQAVRLSEIRKLIVGRVVGKSEGKEL from the coding sequence ATGAGTGAATATAAAAACAAAGTCATATTCTCGAGTGATAAACCTGAAACCCGTGACGATAAATTAAAGCAACAGCAAGATAGCCAGAAGAAACAAACTGGCCCTGAGTATGATAGAGAACAACAAGACACATTGAACACACTAGGCGCTAAAATTACGTTTGATTCTCAAGCTGAATTTGTGCCAATGACACAAGCCCAACAGATTGATGCCAATGACTCGAATACGTTAGAAGATGGTATGGTGAAGATCATTCGCCCAAAATCAAAAGCTCGGTGGTGGCTGGTAGGCGGTGTCGCATCATTTACCGGTTTATTAGGCTGGCAGAGTGTTCATAATGTGGTGCTTGCATACCAACAAGGTGATTGGTTGTCGTTAGGCTGGACGGGTTTTATTGCGGCCTTAGCCAGTATCGGTATTGTTTTTACGGTCAAAGAATTATGGAAATTACGCCGCTTACGTCGACAATTGAGCAGCCAAGAACAAGCTATAGACCTAATACATTCACACGGCACAGGGAAAGGCGTTCCTTTTTGTGAAAACCTTGCCGAACAAGCAGGCGTAACTTTAGAGCATGTTGGGTTTGATCGCTGGAAAAAAACAGTCAATGCCAACCATAACGATGCCGATGTGATCGAACTGTACGATTCCATGGTGATTGCTCAGCAAGACAAACAAGCAAAGAAAATAGTCGCAACATACTCTACAGAAGCCGCGGTGCTGGTGGCGGTGAGTCCATTAGCGATAGCCGACATGTTCTTAGTTGCTTGGCGTAATTTTAAAATGATAGATGAACTGGGTAAAATATACGGTGTTGAACTTGGGTATTGGTCACGGATTCGTTTATTGAAATTAGTGTTTATTAATATGGCGGCTGCCGGGGCAAGTGAATTGATAGCGGATGTCGGTATGAATGTCATGTCAATGAATGTGGCCGGTAAAATTTCCACGCGTGCGGCCCAAGGCATTGGCATAGGAATGTTAACAGGGCGTTTAGGGATTAAAGCGATGGCGTTGCTAAGGCCATTACCTTGGCGTAAAGAACAGGCAGTACGTTTGAGTGAAATCCGTAAGTTAATTGTTGGTCGTGTGGTTGGGAAATCAGAAGGTAAAGAACTCTAG
- a CDS encoding GNAT family N-acetyltransferase, which translates to MLLSNFYQVNKRHLTPWEPVRSPSFYTQSGWFDRIENIVTMHVKQTGFSFIILNRHETQVLGTVNFSNVSRYPLYACYLGYALAEDSQKQGIMQTTLPVLIQWMFQNQNMHRVMAAYIPDNISSEKVLLKQGFVQEGTAKDYLLINGKWQTHHLMSFTNPHWKSE; encoded by the coding sequence TTGTTACTGTCGAATTTCTATCAGGTAAATAAACGGCATTTAACGCCTTGGGAGCCCGTTCGTTCACCTTCTTTTTATACTCAATCTGGTTGGTTTGATCGTATCGAGAACATCGTAACCATGCATGTAAAACAAACGGGATTCAGTTTTATTATCCTTAACCGTCATGAAACCCAAGTGTTAGGGACGGTGAACTTTTCCAATGTATCTCGTTATCCGTTATATGCTTGTTATCTTGGTTATGCCTTAGCAGAAGATTCCCAGAAACAAGGTATTATGCAAACTACATTACCGGTATTAATACAATGGATGTTTCAGAATCAGAATATGCATAGAGTCATGGCTGCTTATATTCCCGATAATATTTCCAGCGAGAAAGTATTGTTGAAGCAAGGGTTTGTTCAAGAGGGGACGGCAAAAGATTATTTGTTGATTAATGGGAAGTGGCAAACACATCACCTTATGTCTTTTACTAACCCTCACTGGAAATCCGAATAA
- a CDS encoding VOC family protein, translating to MATNPVCWFEIYVNNLQRAKTFYQAVLDVELTLLSDPTENQDIEMLAFPSNMEEYGATGALVKMVGVSAGGNSSLVYFSCQDCAIEGARIEGAGGKIEQEKMPIGEHGFIVVAMDSEGNMFGLHSLK from the coding sequence ATGGCTACTAATCCAGTATGTTGGTTTGAGATTTACGTTAATAATCTGCAAAGAGCGAAAACATTTTATCAAGCTGTGTTGGATGTTGAACTTACACTTTTAAGTGATCCAACAGAAAACCAAGATATAGAGATGTTAGCTTTTCCATCGAATATGGAAGAATATGGTGCTACCGGAGCTTTAGTTAAAATGGTGGGCGTTTCTGCTGGTGGAAACAGTTCGTTAGTTTATTTTTCTTGCCAAGATTGTGCGATTGAAGGCGCGAGAATTGAAGGTGCTGGTGGAAAAATTGAGCAAGAAAAAATGCCAATAGGTGAGCATGGCTTTATTGTGGTTGCGATGGATAGCGAAGGTAATATGTTTGGATTGCATTCATTAAAATAG
- a CDS encoding mechanosensitive ion channel family protein, producing MDFQLYQKILNDSSQQVMNVMLQSATYIQLLLVLLVFGFSFLIANMIRKNIPTLDKLPKNETVNPLRNMTGKVGNLIYPLLAIFIMNFTVEISQKLLGHSWLVSTALTVALLLVCNRVIHDNVKSRFIAVVFRWIGLPLLFLHLVNLLNPLVSILDSIEVVLGDISISIYDVISVLLFGSILFWLGRLSNITGKELIRRQEHLDFRTKEVAAKLFEVTVFILIFLLLLRIMGINLTALAVFGGALGVGLGFGLQAIASNFISGIIILLDRSISVDDYIELEDGRTGVVRELTLRSTTLETFDGKDIMVPNEKFVTESFTNWTHKNKKQRYRVDFSVAYDSDIRKLVEIIKVTVASHEQVISGEGVPFEEQPDCEIDSFGDSGVNMFVEFWMDGIDDGKNRVGGDLLLMIFEAMRDNGFTIPFPQREVRIIHREDLGTQSDG from the coding sequence ATGGATTTTCAGCTCTATCAAAAGATTCTTAACGATAGCAGCCAACAAGTGATGAATGTGATGCTGCAAAGTGCCACCTATATTCAGTTATTGTTGGTTTTACTAGTCTTTGGTTTTTCCTTTCTTATCGCAAATATGATTCGTAAAAACATTCCAACCCTAGATAAGCTACCTAAAAATGAAACGGTTAATCCATTAAGAAATATGACGGGTAAAGTAGGCAATTTGATTTACCCATTACTTGCCATCTTTATCATGAATTTTACGGTAGAGATCAGTCAAAAATTATTGGGACATTCATGGTTGGTTAGCACGGCTTTAACCGTGGCATTGTTACTAGTTTGCAATCGAGTTATTCATGATAACGTTAAATCACGTTTTATTGCTGTTGTGTTTCGTTGGATTGGTTTACCACTATTATTCCTTCATCTGGTTAATTTACTTAACCCTTTAGTCAGTATTTTGGATTCGATTGAGGTCGTTCTCGGAGATATTTCAATCTCTATTTATGATGTGATAAGCGTGCTTTTATTTGGTTCAATTTTATTTTGGCTTGGTCGCTTATCCAATATTACGGGGAAAGAGTTAATTCGACGCCAAGAACATCTGGATTTTAGAACCAAAGAGGTTGCCGCAAAGTTATTTGAAGTCACTGTTTTTATCCTTATCTTTTTATTATTACTTCGAATCATGGGAATAAATCTAACAGCTCTTGCGGTATTTGGCGGTGCGCTTGGTGTTGGGTTAGGTTTTGGCTTACAAGCTATAGCATCTAATTTTATCTCGGGCATTATTATCCTGCTTGATAGATCCATTTCGGTGGATGACTACATTGAGTTAGAGGATGGCCGAACTGGGGTGGTCCGTGAACTGACTTTACGCTCAACGACATTAGAAACCTTCGATGGTAAGGACATCATGGTACCGAATGAAAAGTTCGTTACCGAAAGCTTTACTAACTGGACGCATAAGAATAAGAAGCAACGTTACCGTGTCGATTTTTCTGTGGCGTATGATTCTGATATTCGAAAACTAGTGGAGATCATTAAAGTTACTGTCGCTTCTCATGAACAAGTAATCAGTGGAGAAGGTGTGCCATTTGAGGAACAACCAGATTGTGAAATCGACAGCTTTGGCGATTCAGGTGTAAACATGTTTGTCGAGTTTTGGATGGATGGTATTGATGACGGTAAAAATCGAGTCGGTGGCGATCTTCTTTTAATGATTTTTGAAGCCATGCGTGACAATGGGTTTACTATTCCGTTCCCACAAAGGGAAGTAAGGATTATTCATCGAGAAGATTTGGGAACACAAAGTGATGGTTAA
- a CDS encoding zinc ribbon domain-containing protein YjdM, with the protein MSFPPCPNCQSEFIYQDQAYLVCPECAYEWNPEEVEEDFVVTDANGALLSQGDKVTMIKDLKVKGSSLNIKIGTKAVIKRIIEGKDHQLDCKVDGAGEILVTAKYVKRT; encoded by the coding sequence ATGTCATTTCCTCCTTGCCCAAACTGTCAATCTGAATTTATTTATCAAGATCAAGCCTATTTGGTGTGCCCTGAGTGCGCTTATGAATGGAACCCTGAAGAGGTTGAAGAAGATTTCGTTGTAACAGATGCGAATGGGGCATTATTAAGCCAAGGTGATAAAGTCACGATGATAAAAGATTTGAAAGTGAAAGGCAGCTCTCTTAACATTAAAATTGGCACTAAAGCCGTGATTAAACGCATTATTGAGGGTAAAGATCATCAGCTAGACTGTAAAGTAGACGGAGCTGGCGAAATATTAGTGACGGCAAAATATGTCAAGCGAACCTGA
- a CDS encoding DUF2947 domain-containing protein, which yields MSYIPLDEYQRKWIFTHQSLPIPEEDLVHIKPISQQRAAHLWIENISKQSPDSERLSPSDWPSKVGCWKDEVDWSVAWEADESELPQDILEHLDWQDDVTVYFCYEKYNIIETKWAIFKKHWKNFLFFDDGPILIGRRRSEVLWFNTNGTVKLGHRT from the coding sequence ATGTCGTATATACCTTTGGACGAATACCAAAGAAAGTGGATTTTCACTCATCAGTCTTTACCTATTCCAGAAGAAGACTTGGTACATATTAAACCTATTTCTCAACAACGTGCCGCGCATTTGTGGATCGAAAATATCAGCAAACAAAGCCCAGACTCCGAACGTTTAAGCCCGTCAGATTGGCCCAGCAAAGTGGGTTGTTGGAAAGATGAAGTGGATTGGTCTGTAGCATGGGAGGCCGATGAATCTGAATTACCACAAGACATCCTAGAACATCTTGATTGGCAAGATGATGTGACGGTGTATTTTTGTTATGAAAAATACAACATCATTGAAACCAAATGGGCGATCTTCAAAAAGCATTGGAAGAACTTTTTATTTTTTGATGATGGCCCTATTTTGATTGGTCGTAGACGCTCAGAAGTTCTGTGGTTCAATACCAACGGAACGGTAAAATTAGGGCATCGTACTTAA
- a CDS encoding FMN-binding negative transcriptional regulator, with protein MHNIKIHQQNDTEQLKNIIRYYPFATLVMETKSGLEIDHFPVIIKHQDGVDVLQGHIAKANYLWKHIEENHQATLIFHGPNCYISPNYYPTKKENGKAVPTWNYVVVHVKGTIKAIHDNEWKLSLLECLTTQHEAEQSEPWSMHDAPTEYIEKMLPAIVGLDIQIESIQGKWKVSQDKPEVNQQGVIEGLSHSADTQLLQMAELVKKFSIK; from the coding sequence ATGCACAATATTAAAATTCATCAACAAAATGATACCGAACAACTAAAAAATATTATTCGTTATTATCCATTCGCCACTTTAGTGATGGAGACAAAATCTGGTCTTGAAATTGATCATTTTCCAGTGATTATTAAACATCAAGATGGTGTGGATGTGCTGCAAGGGCATATTGCTAAAGCCAATTATCTTTGGAAGCACATTGAAGAAAATCATCAAGCTACTCTGATTTTTCACGGCCCTAATTGTTATATTTCCCCTAACTATTATCCAACCAAAAAAGAAAATGGCAAAGCCGTTCCTACTTGGAATTATGTTGTTGTTCATGTGAAAGGAACCATCAAGGCGATTCATGATAATGAATGGAAGCTGAGCTTGCTTGAATGCCTAACCACCCAGCATGAAGCCGAGCAAAGTGAACCGTGGTCGATGCATGATGCACCAACGGAATATATTGAAAAAATGCTTCCCGCTATTGTCGGTTTAGATATTCAGATTGAATCCATTCAGGGGAAATGGAAAGTTAGCCAAGATAAGCCAGAAGTAAATCAACAGGGCGTGATTGAAGGATTAAGTCATAGTGCTGACACTCAGTTACTTCAAATGGCTGAATTGGTTAAAAAGTTCAGTATTAAGTAA
- a CDS encoding HD domain-containing protein → MDRLNKQLALLIELDKLKTVLRRTRVKSADGRLENTAEHSWHVALMALLMEEHANKPVDISKVVKMLLLHDIVEIDAGDTFVYDTEASQVQEENELKAAERLFGMLPEEQGQELMGIWLEFEAAQSPEAKFAKALDRIIPMLLNYYNHGQSWQEHGVTKTQALTINARIEYGSEALWDKAQQMVADAVEKGWLKDQ, encoded by the coding sequence ATGGATAGGTTAAACAAACAACTCGCATTGCTTATAGAGTTAGATAAATTAAAAACCGTGTTACGTCGTACACGAGTTAAATCGGCAGATGGTCGTTTAGAAAATACAGCGGAACACAGCTGGCATGTGGCTTTAATGGCGTTATTAATGGAAGAGCATGCGAATAAACCCGTTGATATTAGTAAAGTGGTAAAAATGCTGCTGTTACATGACATTGTCGAGATTGATGCCGGAGATACCTTTGTTTACGATACAGAGGCTTCTCAAGTGCAAGAAGAAAATGAATTGAAAGCTGCGGAACGTTTGTTTGGCATGCTACCAGAAGAACAAGGGCAAGAACTGATGGGGATATGGCTTGAATTTGAAGCCGCGCAAAGCCCAGAGGCGAAATTTGCCAAAGCATTAGATCGGATTATTCCAATGCTTCTAAACTATTATAACCATGGGCAAAGTTGGCAAGAACATGGCGTAACAAAAACACAAGCCTTAACCATTAATGCTCGAATTGAATATGGCTCGGAAGCGTTATGGGATAAAGCCCAACAAATGGTGGCAGACGCCGTTGAAAAGGGCTGGTTGAAAGATCAATAA